In Flavobacteriales bacterium, the genomic stretch TTTGAAGATTTACAAACCTACAAAACACGCTCTTTAAGTCTTCAATTAAATCTACTTTCTCTATTAGGCTATTATGGCCCGCCAGCCAAAGCAATGGCTGAAAAACTAATTGAAAATAATATGGTGGATTATGTAGGTACTGACTGTCATAACCTTCATCAATCTTCTTTGTACTCTAAGTGCTTTACCAACAAACATTGGCATATGTTAGTAAATAGTGGTACTCTAAAAAATCAAATGTTATAGTATTTGAGCACTTTCGGTCTCTAAAGCTCTATCCATCTTTTTGAATAAACCTTGCAATACTTTTCCCGGACCAACTTCAGTTACAGATGTTAATCCATCTTTTTGCATTTGTTGCATGGTCTGAGTCCATTTGACAGAAGCTGTCAGTTGTTTTATCAAATTGCTTTTTATTTCTTCAGGATTAGTTTCCGCTTTAGCAGTAACATTTTGATAAATTGGGCAGTCACCTTTTTTGAATGGTGTACTTTCAATAGCCGCTGCTAATTCAATTTGGGCGGGTTCCATAAGTGGAGAATGGAAAGCACCTCCAACAGGCAATTGTAACGCTCTTCTTGCACCAGCGTCAGTTAATTTTTGACAAGCCTCTGCAATAGCTTCATTAGAACCAGAAATTACCAATTGACCAGGGCAGTTATAGTTGGCAGGAACAACCACTCCATTTATACTTTGGCATACCTCTTCTACGATTTTATCTTCAAGTCCTAAAATTGCTGCCATAGTAGAAGGGTTTTGCTCACAGGCTTTTTGCATAGCCAAGGCACGGTTATAGACTAATTTTAGCCCATCTTCAAAAGTCATGTAGTTGGCAGCAACAAGAGCAGAGAATTCGCCCAAAGAATGACCAGCAACCATATCGGCTTTGAATTGACTTCCTAATACTTTGGCAAGTATAACGGAGTGTAAAAAAATAGCTGGTTGGGTAACTTTAGTTTGGGTAAGATCTTCTTTTTCACCTTCAAACATTATGCGAGTAATGTCAAATCCTAAACTATCATTAGCTTGTTTAAAAAGACTTTTTGCTAGTTCAGAGTTATCAAATAAATCCTTACCCATTCCAGTAAATTGTGCCCCTTGTCCGGGGAAAACATATGCTTTCATAATCGTGTTTTTAACGTATTAAATTCATAAACTCTAATCTTGTCTTTTCGCTTTCCAGAAAAGCACCAGAAAATGCCGATGTAGTAGTGAGTGAGCTTTGTTTTTCAACCCCTCTCATTTGCATACATAAATGACGTGCTTCCATTACTACGGCTACTCCTTTAGGTTTCAAAGTGTCTTGAATGCAATCTCTTATTTCGTTGGTCAATCGTTCTTGGACTTGTAGTCTTCTTGAGAAGGCATCCACGACTCTTGGCAATTTACTTAGACCTACAATATTACCATCAGGAATGTAGGCTATATGAGCTTTCCCAAAAAAAGGAAGGAGGTGGTGTTCGCACAAGGAGTAAAATTCAATTTCTTTAACAAGAACCATTTGGCTGTAATCTTCTGAAAACATAGCAGATTGTAATATTTCTGTTGCATTCATTTCGTATCCCTGAGTAAGAAATTGCATAGCTTTAGCTACTCTCTCAGGGGTTTTTATCAAGCCTTCTCTTGAGGGGTCTTCACCTATCAGTTCCAACACTTTAGAATAATGTTCTTTTAGCGATTCTATGTTTTTACTATCGTATTGTTCTTCTTTTTTGTATGCTCCCATTTCTTATTTTCCAAAATATTCAACGAAGTTATTTTCTGTTTCTTGAACCTTGATGCAATGTAATGTAGCTCCTAACTGCATAATGTTTGCTTCTAATTCTTGCCAAATAGCTATAGCTAGAACTTCAGTAGATGCCATTTTATCTTTCATAAAATCGACATCGAGATTAAGATTCTTGTGGTCTAACTTATCAATTACTTTTTCTTTAATGATTTTAGCTAAATCTTTTAAATTAACTACAAAACCAGTATCTGCATTGACTTTTCCTTTGACCGTAACGAATAATTCGAAATTATGGCCGTGCCAGTTTTTGTTGGCACATTTCCCAAAAACTTCAATGTTTTTCTGCTCATTCCAATTGTAGTTCCAGAGCATGTGAGCGGCGTTAAATCGTTCTCTTCGAGTAATGTAAATCATATTTTCCTTTTGAGCTCGGCAAATATACGACCTTTTACACAAAGGAATTGGTATCTTTGCACTATGAATGTATTAGTTGTTACGGCTACAAAAGAAGAGCTTAGCATAGCTTTAGACAATCACCTTGTAAGTGGTGTTGGTATGGTTTCTACTGCTATTGCCGTAACTAATGCACTTAAATCTAAGCACTATGATTTGGTAATTAATGCAGGTGTAGCAGGTTCATTTAATAGGTCTCTAGAACTCGGAGATGTTGTTGAAGTCAATGAAGATTATTTATCGGAGTTAGGAGCTCAAGATGGCAATCGATTTCTAACACCTGAGGAAATGAATCTAGAAATGAAAAATCGAGTGCAAATGCCCAAAAGAACACAATTAAAATCGGTGCGAGGCATTACTGTAAATACGGTGCATGGCGATGAGTTGTCCATTATGAAAATTGTGCATAGACTCAATCCACAAGTGGAAAGTATGGAAGGAGCTGCTTGTATGTTGGCTTGTCAAGAAGCTAATGTGCCTTGTGTTCAAATTCGTTCCATTTCCAATTATGTAGAGAAAAGAAATAAGTCTAAATGGGATATGACTAAAGCCATAATTAACTTAAATAAAGAGCTACAAAATTTCATTTCCACACTATGAAGTTGACTTTAGCATATTCTCCTTGTCCTAATGATACCTTCATTTTTGATGCTATGGTTCATCATAAGGTGGATACTGAGGGTTTAGAATTTGAAGTTCAGTTAC encodes the following:
- the fabD gene encoding ACP S-malonyltransferase gives rise to the protein MKAYVFPGQGAQFTGMGKDLFDNSELAKSLFKQANDSLGFDITRIMFEGEKEDLTQTKVTQPAIFLHSVILAKVLGSQFKADMVAGHSLGEFSALVAANYMTFEDGLKLVYNRALAMQKACEQNPSTMAAILGLEDKIVEEVCQSINGVVVPANYNCPGQLVISGSNEAIAEACQKLTDAGARRALQLPVGGAFHSPLMEPAQIELAAAIESTPFKKGDCPIYQNVTAKAETNPEEIKSNLIKQLTASVKWTQTMQQMQKDGLTSVTEVGPGKVLQGLFKKMDRALETESAQIL
- the mqnB gene encoding futalosine hydrolase translates to MNVLVVTATKEELSIALDNHLVSGVGMVSTAIAVTNALKSKHYDLVINAGVAGSFNRSLELGDVVEVNEDYLSELGAQDGNRFLTPEEMNLEMKNRVQMPKRTQLKSVRGITVNTVHGDELSIMKIVHRLNPQVESMEGAACMLACQEANVPCVQIRSISNYVEKRNKSKWDMTKAIINLNKELQNFISTL
- the folE gene encoding GTP cyclohydrolase I FolE, producing the protein MGAYKKEEQYDSKNIESLKEHYSKVLELIGEDPSREGLIKTPERVAKAMQFLTQGYEMNATEILQSAMFSEDYSQMVLVKEIEFYSLCEHHLLPFFGKAHIAYIPDGNIVGLSKLPRVVDAFSRRLQVQERLTNEIRDCIQDTLKPKGVAVVMEARHLCMQMRGVEKQSSLTTTSAFSGAFLESEKTRLEFMNLIR
- a CDS encoding 6-carboxytetrahydropterin synthase gives rise to the protein MIYITRRERFNAAHMLWNYNWNEQKNIEVFGKCANKNWHGHNFELFVTVKGKVNADTGFVVNLKDLAKIIKEKVIDKLDHKNLNLDVDFMKDKMASTEVLAIAIWQELEANIMQLGATLHCIKVQETENNFVEYFGK